One stretch of Candidatus Anaeroferrophillus wilburensis DNA includes these proteins:
- the typA gene encoding translational GTPase TypA: MDSVEKLRNIAIIAHVDHGKTTLVDRLLQQSGTLDRRDAGKERIMDSNDQERERGITILAKNTAIQWRDYQINIVDTPGHADFGGEVERILSMVDSVLLLVDAVDGPMPQTRFVTQKAFKAGLNPIVVVNKIDRVGSRPDWVVDQIFDLFVRLGANDEQLDFPVVYASAVQGIAGLEPEKISGDMSPLLDLIVAQVPPPSVDLDGPFQMQVCALDYSSYVGVIGLGRIRRGRARRNTPVVVVDRNGRQRPARLLGIMAHLGLERRDVDEAHAGNIVSITGIDELKISDTICAPDFPEALPPLSVDEPTVNMTFQVNDSPFAGLDGKFVTSRNLKERLDRELIHDVALRVAPGSSPDRFVVSGRGELHLSVLIEKMRREGYEMGVSRPEVIVREIDGQLQEPYEILVIDCEDQHQGGVMEELGRRKAELTNVRPDGQGRVRLDFTILSRGLIGFRSQFMTMTSGSGIMTHIFDHYGPVQTGELGARQNGVLVSMVSGKVLAYALFNLQERGRLCVEANVEVYEGQIVGIHNRGNDLAVNPTRAKQLTNIRAAGSDENIILTPPVRFSLEQALEFINDDELVEVTPSYIRLRKRLLKEVDRKRAGRR, from the coding sequence ATGGATTCAGTAGAAAAATTGCGAAATATTGCCATTATTGCCCACGTGGACCATGGAAAAACCACTCTGGTTGACCGATTGCTGCAGCAGTCGGGAACGCTGGACCGGCGTGATGCCGGCAAAGAGCGGATCATGGATTCCAATGATCAGGAGCGGGAGCGCGGCATTACCATTCTGGCCAAAAATACAGCCATCCAATGGCGTGACTACCAGATCAACATTGTCGACACCCCGGGTCATGCGGATTTTGGTGGTGAAGTCGAACGAATCCTGTCAATGGTTGATTCTGTCCTGCTGCTGGTGGATGCGGTTGATGGTCCCATGCCCCAGACCCGTTTTGTGACCCAGAAAGCGTTCAAGGCGGGATTGAATCCCATTGTCGTGGTCAATAAGATTGATCGGGTTGGGTCGCGGCCGGATTGGGTGGTGGACCAGATATTTGATCTTTTTGTCCGCCTTGGCGCCAATGATGAACAGCTTGATTTTCCGGTGGTCTATGCCTCGGCGGTACAAGGTATTGCCGGTCTTGAACCGGAAAAAATCAGTGGTGATATGTCCCCCTTGCTTGATCTGATTGTGGCCCAGGTACCGCCGCCGTCAGTTGATCTCGATGGACCTTTCCAGATGCAGGTATGTGCCCTGGATTACAGCTCCTACGTCGGGGTTATCGGCCTTGGCCGCATCCGTCGGGGCCGGGCCCGCAGAAATACCCCGGTTGTTGTGGTTGATCGTAATGGCCGGCAGCGTCCCGCAAGACTTTTAGGCATTATGGCCCATCTTGGCCTTGAACGTCGGGACGTGGATGAAGCCCATGCCGGCAATATTGTCAGTATTACGGGCATTGATGAGCTGAAAATTTCCGATACCATCTGTGCCCCTGATTTTCCTGAGGCTTTGCCGCCCCTGTCAGTTGATGAACCGACGGTTAATATGACCTTTCAGGTCAATGATTCTCCTTTTGCCGGTCTTGACGGCAAATTTGTTACCAGTCGCAACCTCAAAGAGCGGCTCGATCGTGAGTTGATTCATGATGTCGCCCTGCGGGTTGCCCCCGGCAGCAGCCCGGACAGGTTTGTGGTTTCCGGCCGGGGGGAACTGCATCTTTCAGTTTTGATTGAAAAGATGCGCCGGGAGGGCTATGAAATGGGGGTGTCCCGCCCGGAGGTGATTGTCCGGGAAATTGATGGCCAGTTGCAGGAGCCGTATGAAATATTGGTGATTGATTGCGAGGACCAGCACCAGGGCGGTGTTATGGAGGAGCTCGGCCGGCGGAAGGCGGAGCTGACCAACGTGAGGCCCGATGGCCAGGGGCGGGTCAGGCTTGATTTTACCATCTTGTCCCGGGGGCTTATCGGCTTTCGCTCCCAGTTTATGACCATGACGTCCGGCAGCGGCATCATGACCCATATCTTTGATCATTACGGTCCGGTGCAGACCGGGGAGCTGGGGGCCCGCCAGAATGGAGTGCTGGTTTCCATGGTGTCCGGCAAGGTGCTGGCCTATGCCCTCTTCAATTTGCAGGAGCGGGGCCGCCTTTGCGTCGAGGCCAATGTGGAGGTGTATGAAGGGCAGATTGTCGGCATCCATAACCGGGGCAATGATCTGGCGGTCAATCCCACTCGGGCCAAGCAGCTTACCAATATCAGGGCCGCCGGCAGTGATGAAAATATTATCCTTACTCCGCCGGTGCGGTTTTCTCTGGAACAGGCGTTGGAGTTCATCAACGACGATGAGCTGGTGGAGGTTACCCCCTCATATATTCGTTTGCGCAAAAGGCTGCTGAAGGAAGTTGATCGCAAACGGGCCGGACGCCGATAG